The nucleotide window AATTGAGATTGCGGAAAAAATACGTTCCATTATCCTGGACCCTCTTCATACGGCAATGGATGCTCGAACCGAAGCGCTATTGTATGCAGCCGCACGTAGTCAGCATCTGGCGGAGAAGGTAGAGCCTGCACTGAAAGCTGGAAAAGCAGTCATCTGTGACCGATTTGTCGATAGCAGTCTGGTCTATCAAGGATACGCCCGTGGACTCGGGATAGAGAATGTATGGACCATTAATCGCTTTGCAATTGGTGATCTCATGCCGGATGTGACCTTATATCTGGACATCGAGCCCGAAGTGGGGCTTGCCCGGATTGACGCTCATGATGGCCGCGAAGTGAACCGTCTGGATCTGGAAAATCTGGAGTTTCATCGTAAAGTGCGAGAGGGTTACTTCCTATTAAAAGAGCAGTTCCCGGAACGAATCAGAGTTATCGATGCTTCCATGAAGCAGGAGGCTGTCTTGGCAGCAATGATTTTGTCGCTGGAGACAGGGATTTTGAAGGATTTTGACGAGTAATTGTCTAATATATAGACAGGGCATTTGATAAAGGTGCTTATTCTGAAGGAGGTTATGCAGGATGAAACTGATTGTTGCGATTATACAGGATAAAGACAGCAACCGATTATCCAGTGCATTGGTCAAAGCAAA belongs to Paenibacillus sp. FSL H8-0079 and includes:
- the tmk gene encoding dTMP kinase codes for the protein MQGRGKFITLEGGEGSGKTTMIGRVGSYFEERGIPYVVTREPGGIEIAEKIRSIILDPLHTAMDARTEALLYAAARSQHLAEKVEPALKAGKAVICDRFVDSSLVYQGYARGLGIENVWTINRFAIGDLMPDVTLYLDIEPEVGLARIDAHDGREVNRLDLENLEFHRKVREGYFLLKEQFPERIRVIDASMKQEAVLAAMILSLETGILKDFDE